A region of the Bos mutus isolate GX-2022 chromosome 18, NWIPB_WYAK_1.1, whole genome shotgun sequence genome:
GGGCAAAGGAGCTTTTCACGCTCAGCTTTCCTTCCTGGGTTCCACCCTCCAGCGTATGTGAGTCTTCCTGCCCAAGTCTGAATGGTTTTGAGAAATCTTTCAGTGTTCTTTTCCGGAAAGTTCAGTGTTTCTCTGTTGCAGGGTTGGTCCCACCCGATGACCAGGGCTGGACACggtttttcttttctggttgtGCCGGCCGCTGGGTGATCCCACTGTGGACCCGAGCATCACTGGACAGGTGGTCATGTCAGAGCCAAGTGCAGTGAAGCCTCTCAGCCTCTGGGGGCCTTAGGATCTACCCCTGCGGTGTAGGGTGTGGGGTGGGACCTTCTGTCTTCTCAGGGCTGCCCCTCCTCCATGGCCTGGGGCGTCCAAGTTCCCCTTCTCTGCTTGGCCAAGGCTCTGTCTCTGTCACCCTCTGGCTTCCTGTTGGGGCTTCCTCGTTCCCTCCCCACATTCGGGGCGCTTCCCTCCCCAGCAGAGGGACCTGAACCAGCTCTGTGCTGGCGGATGCTGACATGGTGCCCCTGCTACTACTGCCCCTGCTGTGGGGGGGtgagtgggggagggtgggggacagggctcacggctgggggaggggagcacctgtggggaggggctggagctGCTGCTGAGCCTCTGTGTcccccagggtccctgcaggAGCTTCTAGGGTACGAGCTCCGAGTGCAGGAATCAGTGGTGGTGAAGGCGTGCATGGACGTCCACGTGCCCTGCTCCTTCTCCTACCCCCGGTATTACTCTGGCGAACTCTTCATCTACTGGTTCCGGGAAAAAGACCACCACACCAATGATGCTGTGGCCACAAATGACCGAAAGAAACCTGTGAAGCCAGAGACCCAGGGCCGATTCAGCCTCCTCGGGAACCCCAGCAACAACGACTGCTCCCTGAGCATCAGAGAGGCCAGGCTGAGCGACTCAGGGGTCTACTACTTCCGAGTGGAGAAAGGACCTACTCTGAAATACAGTTACAGagagaagaagctgaatttgCAGGTGACAGGAGGTATGACAGGGGGCCCAGGAGAGGACCCTGGCCCATGGAGACTCCTCTGTTAGAACGGGAACAGGGTATAGGAGCCCTCCCTGCTCCAGGTCTTGGGGTTTGAGGGTTCAGGAGAGACCCAGAACCGGGAAGGAGTTGTGACCCTGACCCTCTGGGTCCCCACACCCCTGCGTCCAGGCATCTCCCTCTGTCTCATCTCCCTTTCTTCAGAGAAACCAGACATCCAGTTTCTGGAGCCTCTGGAGTCCGGCCGCCCCACAAAGCTGACCTGCACACTGTCACTAGCCTGTGATGAGGCACACCCTCTCCTGTTCTCCTGGGTGGGGGACGCCCTTGATGCCATGAACCCAGACACCCTCCACTCCTCGGAGCTCACCCTCACCCCGAGGCCCCAGGACCACGGCACCAACCTCACCTGTCTGGTGACACTCCAGGGATCGCAGGTGGCCCTGGAAAGAACTATCTGGCTCAACGTCTCCTGTGAGTGTGGAGGGGCGGCGGGGTCCCTGAGGgcgctggtgtgtgtgtgtgggtgtgcgcgtgtgtgtgcgtgtgtagaGAGAAGGCCAGCCCACTCTTCTATGGGTCTGCGCCCTGGGAGCTGAGGTGGGGAGTGGCCGTGAAGGACAGCCCCCCCATTCCTGGTTTCCCTCCTGGGGTGCTGGTCAGTTTCCATCCCACTCCTCCCTCTGCAGCAAGCCCATGTCTTTCTGCCCCAGATGCTCCAAGGAACCTCCGCATCAGCCTCTCCTTCAGAAATGTCACAGGTAGGACAGGACCTCTCCTCTCCAGGGCTGGGTCCTGCTCCTGGGACTGCCTCCAAGGTGGTGCAGGGGAGTGGGCTTGAATGTGATCAGATACGGGAAGAGCAAGGAGAAAATCACCAGCCTGCCACACCTCCCAAGCActagagcacacacacatgcaatacaCACTgagactcacacacacaggcacacacacataatacatacatatgaacATACACTGAGACACGCACAGAAACGcccatacacacaggcacacacacatcacacatatacacagagataTACCCACAGCACAGGCACCATCATGCACATATACACTCACGGACATATACACGTgcactcatgcacacatacacacaggcacacacacgtaCACCCCACAcgtatacacactcacacaccctgTTCAAAGCCCATTTCCTTCACCATGGTTCTATTGTGTGGCTTTCTTCCACAAAAGCTTCCTTAgtcccatcctctgctgccttcactGAATCAACATCTCAAGCCTTGAGACTCTGGTTTTCTTTCCA
Encoded here:
- the SIGLEC5 gene encoding sialic acid-binding Ig-like lectin 5 isoform X3, which codes for MVPLLLLPLLWGGSLQELLGYELRVQESVVVKACMDVHVPCSFSYPRYYSGELFIYWFREKDHHTNDAVATNDRKKPVKPETQGRFSLLGNPSNNDCSLSIREARLSDSGVYYFRVEKGPTLKYSYREKKLNLQVTGEKPDIQFLEPLESGRPTKLTCTLSLACDEAHPLLFSWVGDALDAMNPDTLHSSELTLTPRPQDHGTNLTCLVTLQGSQVALERTIWLNVSSSPCLSAPDAPRNLRISLSFRNVTAFKILQNTSSILISEGQELQLLCIADSNPPAQLSWFQGSPTLEATPISNTEVLELPYLGTAEAELTCQAQNPLGSENISLSLIVVWKPAFLVVGALGGAGAMALLSLCLCLLFFYILKARRKQAAMRPEGVDDEDPVMGTVAWGSRQKPCSDSPPDQMVLSPAEDAPPPGEQEDLHYASLNFHEMTSREPQDQEATSTEYSEIKTS
- the SIGLEC5 gene encoding sialic acid-binding Ig-like lectin 5 isoform X4; protein product: MVPLLLLPLLWGGSLQELLGYELRVQESVVVKACMDVHVPCSFSYPRYYSGELFIYWFREKDHHTNDAVATNDRKKPVKPETQGRFSLLGNPSNNDCSLSIREARLSDSGVYYFRVEKGPTLKYSYREKKLNLQVTGEKPDIQFLEPLESGRPTKLTCTLSLACDEAHPLLFSWVGDALDAMNPDTLHSSELTLTPRPQDHGTNLTCLVTLQGSQVALERTIWLNVSYAPRNLRISLSFRNVTAFKILQNTSSILISEGQELQLLCIADSNPPAQLSWFQGSPTLEATPISNTEVLELPYLGTAEAELTCQAQNPLGSENISLSLIVVWKPAFLVVGALGGAGAMALLSLCLCLLFFYILKARRKQAAMRPEGVDDEDPVMGTVAWGSRQKPCSDSPPDQMVLSPAEDAPPPGEQEDLHYASLNFHEMTSREPQDQEATSTEYSEIKTS